In the genome of Triticum urartu cultivar G1812 chromosome 5, Tu2.1, whole genome shotgun sequence, one region contains:
- the LOC125555558 gene encoding uncharacterized protein LOC125555558, whose product MDAKKPIPAAVQRAMDWALVTACFPFVSLAFAYALVRYDVSCSENAEVGALWFGMLCCAVLQAAAAALALLLPCGRRALAHLALAVTIVGHYMYAVVFRLLLAAGAGFLFSKIFGPASIVLFAGGDLVYFLGLLQGGGLTD is encoded by the exons ATGGACGCCAAGAAGCCGATCCCGGCTGCCGTCCAGCGGGCCATGGACTGGGCGCTCGTCACTGCCTGCTTCCCGTTCGTCTCCTTGGCGTTCGCCTACGCGCTCGTCCGCTACGACGTCAGCTGCAGCGAG AacgcggaggtgggtgccctctGGTTCGGGATGCTGTGCTGCGCCGTGCTCCAGGCTGCCGCCGCGGCGCTGGCGCTGCTGCTCCCGTGCGGCCGCCGCGCCCTCGCCCACCTCGCGCTCGCGGTCACCATCGTCGGCCACTACATGTACGCCGTcgtcttccgcctcctcctcgccgccggcgcAGGATTCCTCTTCAGCAAGATCTTCGGCCCCGCGAGCATCGTCCTCTTCGCGGGCGGCGACCTCGTCTACTTCCTGGGGCTCCTTCAGGGAGGTGGACTGACTGACTGA